TGGCCCGAGAAGGCGATCGGTGGCGCGGGCGCCGCCCTGCGGCCGGGGCCGGGGCCACGTTCGACCCCCTCGGCAACTGCGATCCCCAGACGAGGCCGTGTGACCCGTTCGTCGACGCGTGTGCGCGATCGCCGAGGTCGCGCTGGACATCACCAAGAACATCACAGGAGGCGACGCGATGAGTGACCCGATGAACGTCCTGGCCCCCGAGCACCGGCGGCTCCGGATCGGCGACGCCTGGCGCGACGCCGCCGGCGGAGCCACGTTTGCCGTCGAGGACCCGGCCACCGGCAAGACCATCGCCGAGGTGGCGGACGCCGGCGTCGTCGACGGGCTCGCCGCTTTGGACGCGGCGAGCAAGGCGATGGCGGAGTGGGCGGCGGCCCCGCCGCGAAAACGGTCAGAGTTGTTGACCGCGACGTACCGCGCACTGACCGAGCGATCCGAGGAGGTCGCCCGGCTGATAACGCTCGAGATGGGCAAACCCCTCGCCGAGGCTCGGGCAGAGGTGGCCTACGGCGCCGAGTTCTTCCGTTGGTTCGCCGAGGAGGCGGTGCGCGTCGAGGGGCGCTACAACACCGCTCCCAATGGTGGATATCGCATCCTCACCGTGCCGAAGCCGGTCGGACCGTGCGTCTTCGTGACGCCCTGGAACTTCCCGTTGGCCATGGGTGCCCGCAAGATCGCTCCTGCGCTGGCGGCGGGCTGCACGACGATCACCAAGCCGGCCGCCCAGACGCCGCTCACCATGCTGTTCCTGGCCCGCATCATGGAGGAGGTCGGCGTTCCCCCGGGCGTCGTCAACGTCGTGACGACCAAGCGTTCCGGCGAGGTGGTCTCAGCGCTGCTGGCCGACCGCCGGACCCGCAAGCTCTCGTTCACCGGGTCGACCGAGGTCGGGCGCGTGCTGCTACGACAGGCGGCGGACAACGTGCTGCGCACCTCCATGGAACTGGGCGGCAACGCGGCCTTGATCGTGTGTGCCGACGCGGACCTGGACGTCGCGGTCGACGGTGCGATGGTGGCCAAGATGCGCAACATCGGGGAGTCCTGCATCGCGGCCAACCGGATCTACGTCGAGGAGCCGGTGCGCGAGGAGTTCACGGCGCGCTTCGCCAAGCGGATGGCCGCGCTCTCGGTGGGCCATGGTCTCGACGACGGCGTGGACGTCGGGGCGTTGATCGACGAGGCCTCGGTCAGCAAGATCGACGAGCTCGTCGCCGACGCGGTCGGTCGCGGCGCCCGTGTCTTGGTGGGCGGCGAGCGTCCGGATGGGCCCGGCCATTTCTACCCGCCTACGGTCCTCGTCGACGTGCCCGGAGACGCGCGGATCCTGGAGGAGGAGATCTTCGGGCCGGTGGCGCCGATCATCTCGTTCACGTCCGACGACGAGGTGATCGCGAAGGCCAACGACACCGAGCACGGCCTGGTCGGATACGTCTTCACCCGTGACCTCCAGCGGGCGCTCCGGTTCACCGAAGGGCTGGAGACGGGGATGGTCGGCATCAACCGTGGTCTGATCTCGGACCCGTCGGCTCCGTTCGGAGGCGTGAAGCAGTCCGGGATCGGCAAGGAGGGGTCGCACGAGGGCATCCTCGAGTACCTCGACGTCACCTACGCGGCGATCGACCTACCGTGACCGGCCTGCTGCTCCGGGTGCCCGCCGAGGATCACCGCGCCCTGCGCACACATGACCTGACCGCCCTCCACCCGGGGGGCGGAACCCGGACCATGGTCGCGACCTCGACTCGTACCGCCCTTGACGACGATGTCCGCGGGACCCTCGACCCGGCTGACCCGCCCGCCAAGGGCGACGTCTTCATCGCGATGGACCCGAGAACGCCCGGGCACGACCGAGTCCGGGAGCCCGGCGCGCGCCTGCGCCACCCGGCGGCCAACCTTGCCGACGCCGTCCCGGTCTCGCAGGTGACCTGGACGTCCGCCCAGCAAATCACCGCCGACGTTCCAGAGAGGCACTGACATGCTTGAGACCGTCCGCGGACCACGCCAGCTGATAGTGGGCGAAGGGGTCGCGCAGAACATCCCACGAGTGGTGGCCGAGTGTGGCTCGCGAGTCCTCGTCGTGACCGACCGGGTTCTTCTGGGGCAACCGGGCGTGGCCGAGATCGTGGCCGCCGTGCGGGAGAAGGTCGCAGTCGTCGGGGTGTTCGCCGACGCGACTCCGGACGTGCCACTCGCCGATGTCGCCCTGGCCGTCTCGGCCGCCGCAGAGGTGGACGCCGACGTACTCCTTGCCATCGGGGGTGGCACGGTGATCGACCTCGCCAAAATCGTCGGCGTCATCCGGCGCCACGGCGGGACGCCGCGCGACTATTACGGCGAGTCGAAGGTGCCGGGGCCGACGATGCCTCTCGTCGCGGTCCCGACGACGTCGGGCACCGGCTCCGAGCTCACGCCCGTCTCGGTGTTGACCGACCCGGACCGCGAGCTGAAGGTGGGGGTCTCCAGCGTCCACATCGTGCCCGACTTCGCCATCGTCGACCCCGAGCTCACCTACACCTGCCCTGCGAGCGTCACTGCCCACTCCGGCATCGACGCGTTCTGTCACGCGGTGGAGAGCTACACGGCGCGACCCCGGGCCCACGGACCGCGCGACCCGGTGGAGCAGGTCTTCCTCGGCCGCAACTCGATCACCGATCACTACGCGCTCCTGGCCGCGGAGCGGATCGCCCGCAGCTTGCCCCGTGCCGTCAGGGACGGAGGCGACAAGGACGCGCGCGCGGACATGTCCTATGGGTCCATGCTGGCCGGGCTCGCATTCGCCCACGCGGGCACCGCGGCTCCGCACGCTCTGCAGTACCCCATCGGCGCAGCCACCCACACGCCGCACGGCCTGGGCGTCGGGCTGCTGCTGCCCTACGCGCTGGACGCGGCCAGGGATGCCATCAGCGACCGGTTGGCCATCCTCGCCGGGGTGTGCGGGCTCGACGTGACCGACGCCTCGGATGCCGAGGCCGCAGACGCGTTCCTCACCTGGCTCGACGGGCTCCTTGCCGACATCGGCATCCCTGCCACCCTGGCGGACATCGGCGTGGCACGCGCCGACCTCCCGCGCTTCGCGGAGATGGCCAGTGGCGTCACCCGCTTGATCCAGAACCATCCGGGCCCGGCCGACACCGCCAGCCTGACCGCGATCCTCGAAGCGGCCTGGACCGGGGACCGGACCCGGCACGTCCTGACTCAGGGGCAGAGATAGTGACGGGCCTTTCGCACGACGACGAGTTCCCTGCCCCACCCTGGAGATCGGAACTGTCGGCTACGCACTGATGGGAGCCGCCCATTCCCGGCCTGGCGTACGGGCTGCACGCCCACCAGGCCGCGGCCACAACAGCCACGACCCCACCGGTCCACCTCGCTCCATGTGGTGACATGAGGTCGTCATTCCGCTGCGGATTGATCAACTGTGATGTCGCAAGACATCGGAACCCTCGAACCTACGGGTTCGGGGGTTTCTTCGTGACGAGCTTGAACACCCAGCGCTTGGAGACGCCGCAGGAGCGGGCGACCTCCGCCGGTGAGCGGCCCTCGAGGACGACCGCCGTGATGATTATTCGATCCGGGCTCAGGCCGGCCGGGCGGCGGGCCTGAGGCCGTCCATCAGGAGGTCCAGCAGGCGACCGGCCTTGGCTTCGTGCTCGCGCCGGGGGGCCACGGTGAAGATGCCGATGAGGGAGGCGGCGATGTCTTCGGCGGTGACATCGGAGCGGAGGTCGCCCGCCGCGCGACCGGCGTCGAGAATCGTGGTGATGGCCGCCAGTAGCTCGCTCCGGGTCTGCGCATGGGCGATCTCGCCCGACTCGATCATCGCAAGCAGCGTGTCGAGCATGCCGTTCTTGGTCGCGATCCAGTCCCCGAACAGGTCCATCCAGCGCCGCATCGCCGCGGCCGGGGGCAGCCGGCCGAGCAGCTCGCGGGCGCCGCTCGTCAGCCGCACGACCTGGTCCCGGTAGACCGCGTCGATCAGCGACTCGCGGGTCGGGAAGTGCCGGTAGAGCGTGGCGATGCCGACACCGGCCTCGCGGGCGATCGCACGCATCGACGGCTCGCCGTCAGCCGACATGAACACGCGGGTCGCCACCGCGAGCAACTGGTCGCGGTTACGGGCTGCGTCCGCCCGTGGCGCGCGCATCTCCGCCTCAGTCAAAACGGATCACGCTCCGGTTGTGTTAGGGTCGTCCATCGAAACGGAGCATAGTCCGTTTCAACGTGTTCCTCGGTTCTCGGTTCTCAAGGAGACATGCGTACATGCAGGGACAGAGCGAACAACCGCCGACGGGCAGGAGCAGGGCGGTCCGGCTCGATTCATTCGGCGGCCCCGAAGTCCTGGACATCCGTGATGTTCCCGCTCCGCAGGCCGGGCCGGGACAGATCCGCGTGCGGGTCACCGCGGCCGGCCTGAACCCGATGGACTGGATCATGACCGCCGACGCGGACACCGCCGCCCGGTTCGGCCTGAGCCTCCCGGCCGGTTTCGGGACCGACTACGCGGGACTGGTCGACCAGGTCGGTGACGGGGTGACCGGCTTCGCGCCCGGCGACCGGGTGTTCGGGGGCGCCCTGTCCCGTGCGGTCGCCGACTTCGTGGTGATCGACCTGGCCGGGGGGATCGCGGCGAACGAGGCCCATCACACTCCCGACGGCGTCGACGACCGCACCGCCGCCACCCTCACGATCGCCGGCCGTACGGCATCCGCCGCCCTCGCCGTGATCGACCCCGGCCCGGACGACACCGTGCTGATCGGCGGCGCGGCGGGCGGGGTCGGGGTGTTCGCCGTCCAGTTGGCCCGGATAGCAGGAGCACGCGTGATCGGGACGGGATCGGCGACGTCATTCGATTACCTGCGCGATCTCGGAGCCGAGCCGGTCGCCTACGGCGACGGCCTCGCCGACCGGATTCGGGCCCTCGCTCCCGGCGGTGTCACCGCCGCCATCGACCTGCACGGAACGGAGACCGTGCACGCCGCAAGGGAACTCGGCGTCCCGGACGGCCGCATCTGCACCATCGCCGCGCAAGTCGGCGGCGTGGCGGCAGCCAACGGCGCGAACGCCACCCCCGGCGCCCTGGAAGAGGTCGCCCGCCTGGTCGCGGCGGGCCGAATCCGGGTGCCCATCGCGGCGAGCTTCCCGGTGGAGCAGATCCGCCGCGCGGCCGAGCTCCAGGCCGGCCGGCACGTGCACGGAAAGGTCGTGATCGACCTCTAGATCACGTAGGTGGACGGAAATACGCCCTCTTCGCCTGAGCCGAGCAGAAGCGATCGGTCTTTGTGCAACGACGCGGTCAGTCAGGCCGATGACGCTTATGCAGTGTTCCCGGCCTTCAGGAGGGCATCGGGTGATTCCCGCCCCAAGCGGCATCGGTACTCGGCAGGAGTTCGCCGAACAGCTGACTCTGACGAGGGAGCGCGCGGGATTGACGGTTCGCGACGTCGCGAACCTGGTCAACGTCCCCTTCAGCACAGTGGGAGGCTACTTCAGCGGCCGTCATCTTCCCCCGGTCAAACCCCGGAACCTGCTGCAGGACATCCTCCGGGCCTGCGGGATAACCGATCCCGTCCAGGTCGAGGAGTGGTTCCAGGCGCTCAGCCGAGTGCGCCGTGCGCCGGGGAAACGGCCGGCCCATGCTCCCGTGCCCTATCGAGGGCTGTCCAGCTTCCAGATCGAGGATGCCGAGTGGTTCTTCGGCAGGGAACGCCTGACCCGGGTCGTGCTGGAGCGGGTCGCCGATCGCCGCCTGCTGGTTCTTGTCGGGCCCTCGGGGTCGGGGAAGTCGTCGGTGTTGCGGGCCGGTGTCATACCCGCGCTGAAGTCCGGAGCCCTCCCCGGCGCCGACGCCTGGAAGGTGGCGCTGTTCACTCCCGGTGAGCGGCCCCTCGATCGGCTGGAGGAGAGTGCGGGTGCAGACCTTCTCGTGGTCGACCAGTTCGAGGAGGTCTTCACGGCGGGCGCGGACGAGACGGAACGGGAGAAGTTTCTGGACGCTCTCGCCGTACGGCCGGCGGTGCTCTGCCTGCGAGCCGACTTCTACTCCCACGCCCTGCGTTACAGGTCGCTGATACCCGCCCTGCAGAACCAGCAGATCGTGGTGGGACCCATGACGGAGCGGGAGCTCCGATCGGCGATAGAGGGGCCCGCCAGGAAGGCCTGTCTCGACCTGCAGGAAGGGCTGGTCGAGCTCATCCTCCGGGACGTGGCGCCGACGGACCGAGGGACGGGTGCCGCACACGACGCCGGTTCTCTGCCGCTGTTCTCCCACGCACTGCTGAGCATGTGGGAGCACAGCAGCCGCAATCAGCTGACCATCGCCGACTACCGGGAGACCGGGGGGATACGCGGCGCCGTCGCCCGTACCGCGGAGAGCGTCTACCGCGGCCTCACCGATCCTCAGCGGCGGTTGGCGCGGCAGGTCCTGCTGCGCCTCGTGCACGTCGCGGAAGACACGGGCGACACGCGCCGCCGGGTCGATCTCGACGAGTTGTACCCGCTGAACGGCGACGTCCACGAGGTGCTCGACAGCTTCATCGCACACCGGCTGGTCACGACTGAGACGGATCAGGTGGAGATCGCTCACGAGGCGCTTCTGGTGGCCTGGCCCCGACTCCGGGAGTGGATCGACGGTGATCGGGACGGGCTCCGCACGCACCGGCTGCTGACGGCGGCGGCCGAAGTGTGGCGGGAGTCCGGACGAGACCCGAACGCCCTTTATCGCGGCAACCGTCTGGGCATCGCCGCGGAATGGGCGGCGGAGCCGAGCCACGCGGACGGCCTCAACCACCTGGAACGCGAGTTCCTCGACGCGAGCGTCCGGCACGACCTCGCCGAGGCACGGTTGGCGAGGCGCCGTACCCGCCGGCTTCAGCAGATGATCGCGGCGCTCGTCGTGCTGGTGCTGGTGGCCTCGCTCGCCACGGTCCACGCCCTCCGCCAGGGAAACATCGCCGCGGAGCAGCGGGACGTCGCGATCTCCCGGCAACTGGCCGTGACCGCGCAGAAGCTCAGAAGGAGTGATCTCGCCCTGGCCGCGCAGTTGTCGCTCGTCGCCTATCGGACCGCGCACACCGCGGAGGCCCGGGCGAGTGTCCTGGAGTCATCCCCACTCCCCGGGGTGACGCGGATGATCAGTTCCGGCACCGTCCTGCAGGCGGTGGCCGTGAGGGGGAACGTGCTGGCGACGTCCGGCGCCGACAGAAAGATCAGGCTGTGGAACCTCGCCGCCGCCGGCGGGCCCGCACCGGCCGGAGGACCGCTCACCGGGCACGCCGACACCGTCTTCTCCCTGGCCTTGCGGCCCACGGGCGACGTCCTCGCCAGCGGCTCCGGCGATCGGACCGTACGGCTCTGGAAGATCGGCCCGCAGGGCTCGGCCGCGGCGCTGAGCGCTCCGCTCACCGCCACGGGCACGGTCTACTCCGTCGCTTTCAGCCCGGACGGGCGGGTTCTCGCCGCCGGCGCTTCGGACGGAAGCGTCAGGTTCTGGGACGTCACGAACCCGGGCCGGCCGGTCGCGCTCGGCGAGCCGGTAGCGGCTGCCGCCGGCGCCGTGCAGTCGGTGGCGTTCAGTCCGGATGGGAAGGTGCTCGCGGCGGGAAGCGCGGACAGGACGGTGCGTCTGTGGAGCGTCGCCGACCCGGGGCATGTCGTTCCGATCGCGCCGCCCATGCGCGGGGCGGGCAAGACCGTCTATTCCGTCGCTTTCAGCCCCGACGGCAGAACGCTGGCCGCGGCGAGCGGCGACACGACCGTCCGGCTCTGGGATCTGACCAGGCCCCGGCGTCCGGTGCTGCGGGGAAGCCCGCTGAAGGGTCCTGCCAGCTGGGTCAACTCCGTCGCGTTCAGCCCGGACGGGCAGCGGCTCGCCGCCGCCAGTTCCGACGGCAACCTCTGGATGTGGGACCTGGACAGCGGGCGCGCATCCCTGCCGCTGCCCCATCCCGGTCCCGTGACAGGGGTCGTGTTCGCCGGCGCCGACGCCGTCACCAGCGCCGGCGACGGGGCGGCGCGCAGATGGCGGCTCCCGGAGCCCCGACTGACCGGTGCTCAGGCGCCCGTCTTCTCCGTAGCCTTCGGCGCCGGCAATCACGTTCTCGCGGCCGTGAGTTCCGACGACACCGCTCGGCTGTGGAACGTGCGTGATTTCCGGCGACCCGTTCCGCTCGGTCAGGTCATCACCCATGCGGGCGGTTCGAGTCCCGCGTCGGGTGCGGCGGCCCTGACGCCGGATGCCCGCACGCTCGCCGTGGGGACCGTGGACGGAGCGGTGCAACTGTGGGACGTGACCAGTCCGGACAGGCCCCGACCGTATCCGCTTCGCCTGACGGGCCCGGGACGGAACATCGAGTCGATCGCCTTCAGCCCTGACGGCCGGACGCTCGCCGTCGGCGGGGACGACAGCAAGCTGTGGCTGTGGAACCTCGGCGATGCCGGGCATCCGTCCCTGCTCGGCACGCCCATCTCCGACTTCCGCAACTACGTCTACTCGCCGGTGTTCAGCCCGGACGGCCGTATCCTCGCCGCGGGCAGCGCGGACGGCACCGCACGCATGTGGGACGTCACCGACCCACGGCGGCCCGTGCCACTGGGGAGCCCTCTCACGGGACACGGCGGCTACGTCTTCATGGTCGCGTTCAGCCCGGACGGTCACGTCCTCGCCACCGCGGGCTCGGACGACCTGGTGCGGCTGTGGGACATCCGCGACCCGCGGCGACCCGCGCTCATCGGCAGGCCGCTCACGGGAGCCCGCGACTACGTCTACTCGCTGGCCTTCAACCACAACGGAGAGATCCTGACGGCGACCGACGGGAACGGCGAGGCTCTCACCTGGAACGTGTCGGATCCGCGCAGGCCGGTGCTCCTCGCCGCCCTGGCGGCGTCGGACCAGGCCGTGTTCGCCGACGCCTACGACACCGGCACGGACGTGCTGGTGACCTCGGGTGCCGATCACGTCGTCCGTGTCTGGGACACCGACGTGGAGCGCGTGGCGGCGGACGTCTGCGCGATCACGGGAACGGCGATCACCGCGACCGAATGGCGGCAGTACGTGCCCGACAAGGCGTACGACCCGCCCTGCGCGCACCGGACCTAGAGGTCGAGGTCGGGCACGCCCTGCCGAAGGTCCTCGCGAAGCAGGGCGGCCCACTGCGCCAGCCGTCCGGTGCGGATGTCGCCGTCGCCGCCGAGTTCCCGTCCGACCCAGTTGAAAGCGGCCCAGGCCACGCGCGCCGACCAGTCGATGACCTCGTCGGGGATGGCGGGGTGATGCGGTGCGAACCCGTCGGCCGGATCCGGAACGTGCAGCAGAAGGTCCTTGCCTGCGGTGCGGCGGCTCAGCACCCCCTCCAACCGTTCGTACAGCCCGCGCGTCCTGCGCGCCCACCGCTCGCCGTCGTATCGGCCGGGCAGGTGGTCGCCTTCGATCCTGCGGCCCCACCATGACAGGTAGGCGTCGGGAACACGCGCGTAGATCACCCGGGCGCGGGTTCTCGCCAGCAGGTCGAAGGCCCGCGCCTCGAGGTGGGGATGGCGTTCCCGGCCGTCGAACGCGGCGGGCCGCACGAGGATCACCGCCTGCCACGGACGGCCCGCGCCCGCGGCCTCCTCGATGCGTTCGGCGGCCGAGATCCACGCCCTGATCCGGCCCGCCGCGCTGTCCTGCGGAATCGGGACGACCCTCCCGTCGGGCGCGACCTCGACGTCCCCTCTGATGAGGACGAACTGCCACCCCAGCGCCTCGGCCAGCAGCGGGGCGGCCAGTCCGGTACCGTGCCGGCCGCCCACGACCACCAGGGAGCAGGGACGGTCAAGGCTCCGGGGAGCGACGCTCGCGGCGCGCTGGCGGCCGCCGACGGCGTCCTGAACGAGCAAGTGGGCGGGCCAGGCGCGGGCCACCGGCTCCCAGGTGCGATGGTCGGGACCGCCCTGCCAGGTGGCTTCCTGACCGTCGTCGAGCACGCGCCTGGTGCGTGCCATCAACTCGAGCCGCACGGACCAGAAGGCGGGATCGTTCCTTGCTTCCTCCTCGGCCGACAGCCGGACCCCGGACTCGGCGGCGAGTCGCCGCGCCGCGTGGAGGGGCAACGGGTGGGCGCCGTCCTTGAGGCTGAACTCCGCCACGGTTATGGCAGGCGTGCGGTAGCGGCCACCGCACACGATCTGATCGAGCCGTACTTCGAAGCGCTCGGCCGACACGGGATCGCCGAGCAGCGCGTGTGCCGCCGCCAGTGGAGCCGGCAACGGGGGCGTGGCGACCTGCTCCAGATAGGGGCGCAGCCGCGCGAGATCACGCAGCGCGGCCGTGAGGTGCTGCGAGGCGCCGAGCACGTTCATCACCTCGCTTTCGGGAAGCCAGCCCATCTCCATGAACAGGCGGGTGACGGGGATCCCGGACGCCTCCCCGAGCTTGCGGAGGAAGTCGGGCTGCACGCTCCGCTCGTACGCCAGGACCTTGGCCACCGTGCTGGGGGGTACGCCGGTCTGGCGGGAGATCTCCGCGGCCGTCGTGCTCATGCCGCGTTCCCTCATGGCGTCCAGGCACATCCTGATCGCCTCACGGCCGCGGTCGATCCTGTCATGGTCGGACCTCGGGACTCTGCTGCTCGGCACCCTGCCCCCTTCTCGCGCGCATGACCATAACCGCTGTGTACGGCCTTGTACGGGCAATGCGAAATCTGTTCACCCCTGGCACGGACGCCGGTTTTGCTGATGCCGTTCGCGCACCACCGAGACCTCGTGAGACCTCGTGATCCGAAGGAGGCGTGCCATGGACATCGACCGCCGGGGTGGTGAAGAGGACGGCGACACCTGACCGCCGCGGGTCGACATGTACGCGATTTCGGTACATGTCGGCCCGTGTTTTCGAACTAAGCTGCGCAGTCCCGAAGCGGCACCACGCATCACCTCACCCTGGGTGCTCGTCGAAGGAACGGTCCATCCGCTCGGCGGCCTCCGCGTCGCCGTCCGGAGACCGTGTCCGTGGTGCCGGTGGGCGGAAGGACGGCTATGAACAGGAAGCACAGGTGGATACCGACGCGCTAGCGGATCACGTCGTCTTCGTGGTCGCCAGTTACCTCATGCGCCTGGCGGCAGGCGTCCCGCATCAGTCCGGGGACGCGCACGCCGCTTCGCTGTACCGGCTCATCGCCGGCCGGTTGCAGTCGTCCGGCAACGGCGACGAGATGAAGAAGTTCAAGGAGAACCCGCGGGATGCGGGCGAACGAGCGGTGGTGCGGTATCTGGTCCGCCAC
The nucleotide sequence above comes from Microbispora sp. ZYX-F-249. Encoded proteins:
- a CDS encoding NAD-dependent succinate-semialdehyde dehydrogenase — its product is MSDPMNVLAPEHRRLRIGDAWRDAAGGATFAVEDPATGKTIAEVADAGVVDGLAALDAASKAMAEWAAAPPRKRSELLTATYRALTERSEEVARLITLEMGKPLAEARAEVAYGAEFFRWFAEEAVRVEGRYNTAPNGGYRILTVPKPVGPCVFVTPWNFPLAMGARKIAPALAAGCTTITKPAAQTPLTMLFLARIMEEVGVPPGVVNVVTTKRSGEVVSALLADRRTRKLSFTGSTEVGRVLLRQAADNVLRTSMELGGNAALIVCADADLDVAVDGAMVAKMRNIGESCIAANRIYVEEPVREEFTARFAKRMAALSVGHGLDDGVDVGALIDEASVSKIDELVADAVGRGARVLVGGERPDGPGHFYPPTVLVDVPGDARILEEEIFGPVAPIISFTSDDEVIAKANDTEHGLVGYVFTRDLQRALRFTEGLETGMVGINRGLISDPSAPFGGVKQSGIGKEGSHEGILEYLDVTYAAIDLP
- a CDS encoding TetR/AcrR family transcriptional regulator; its protein translation is MRAPRADAARNRDQLLAVATRVFMSADGEPSMRAIAREAGVGIATLYRHFPTRESLIDAVYRDQVVRLTSGARELLGRLPPAAAMRRWMDLFGDWIATKNGMLDTLLAMIESGEIAHAQTRSELLAAITTILDAGRAAGDLRSDVTAEDIAASLIGIFTVAPRREHEAKAGRLLDLLMDGLRPAARPA
- a CDS encoding iron-containing alcohol dehydrogenase, with protein sequence MLETVRGPRQLIVGEGVAQNIPRVVAECGSRVLVVTDRVLLGQPGVAEIVAAVREKVAVVGVFADATPDVPLADVALAVSAAAEVDADVLLAIGGGTVIDLAKIVGVIRRHGGTPRDYYGESKVPGPTMPLVAVPTTSGTGSELTPVSVLTDPDRELKVGVSSVHIVPDFAIVDPELTYTCPASVTAHSGIDAFCHAVESYTARPRAHGPRDPVEQVFLGRNSITDHYALLAAERIARSLPRAVRDGGDKDARADMSYGSMLAGLAFAHAGTAAPHALQYPIGAATHTPHGLGVGLLLPYALDAARDAISDRLAILAGVCGLDVTDASDAEAADAFLTWLDGLLADIGIPATLADIGVARADLPRFAEMASGVTRLIQNHPGPADTASLTAILEAAWTGDRTRHVLTQGQR
- a CDS encoding nSTAND1 domain-containing NTPase, giving the protein MQCSRPSGGHRVIPAPSGIGTRQEFAEQLTLTRERAGLTVRDVANLVNVPFSTVGGYFSGRHLPPVKPRNLLQDILRACGITDPVQVEEWFQALSRVRRAPGKRPAHAPVPYRGLSSFQIEDAEWFFGRERLTRVVLERVADRRLLVLVGPSGSGKSSVLRAGVIPALKSGALPGADAWKVALFTPGERPLDRLEESAGADLLVVDQFEEVFTAGADETEREKFLDALAVRPAVLCLRADFYSHALRYRSLIPALQNQQIVVGPMTERELRSAIEGPARKACLDLQEGLVELILRDVAPTDRGTGAAHDAGSLPLFSHALLSMWEHSSRNQLTIADYRETGGIRGAVARTAESVYRGLTDPQRRLARQVLLRLVHVAEDTGDTRRRVDLDELYPLNGDVHEVLDSFIAHRLVTTETDQVEIAHEALLVAWPRLREWIDGDRDGLRTHRLLTAAAEVWRESGRDPNALYRGNRLGIAAEWAAEPSHADGLNHLEREFLDASVRHDLAEARLARRRTRRLQQMIAALVVLVLVASLATVHALRQGNIAAEQRDVAISRQLAVTAQKLRRSDLALAAQLSLVAYRTAHTAEARASVLESSPLPGVTRMISSGTVLQAVAVRGNVLATSGADRKIRLWNLAAAGGPAPAGGPLTGHADTVFSLALRPTGDVLASGSGDRTVRLWKIGPQGSAAALSAPLTATGTVYSVAFSPDGRVLAAGASDGSVRFWDVTNPGRPVALGEPVAAAAGAVQSVAFSPDGKVLAAGSADRTVRLWSVADPGHVVPIAPPMRGAGKTVYSVAFSPDGRTLAAASGDTTVRLWDLTRPRRPVLRGSPLKGPASWVNSVAFSPDGQRLAAASSDGNLWMWDLDSGRASLPLPHPGPVTGVVFAGADAVTSAGDGAARRWRLPEPRLTGAQAPVFSVAFGAGNHVLAAVSSDDTARLWNVRDFRRPVPLGQVITHAGGSSPASGAAALTPDARTLAVGTVDGAVQLWDVTSPDRPRPYPLRLTGPGRNIESIAFSPDGRTLAVGGDDSKLWLWNLGDAGHPSLLGTPISDFRNYVYSPVFSPDGRILAAGSADGTARMWDVTDPRRPVPLGSPLTGHGGYVFMVAFSPDGHVLATAGSDDLVRLWDIRDPRRPALIGRPLTGARDYVYSLAFNHNGEILTATDGNGEALTWNVSDPRRPVLLAALAASDQAVFADAYDTGTDVLVTSGADHVVRVWDTDVERVAADVCAITGTAITATEWRQYVPDKAYDPPCAHRT
- a CDS encoding NADP-dependent oxidoreductase; this translates as MQGQSEQPPTGRSRAVRLDSFGGPEVLDIRDVPAPQAGPGQIRVRVTAAGLNPMDWIMTADADTAARFGLSLPAGFGTDYAGLVDQVGDGVTGFAPGDRVFGGALSRAVADFVVIDLAGGIAANEAHHTPDGVDDRTAATLTIAGRTASAALAVIDPGPDDTVLIGGAAGGVGVFAVQLARIAGARVIGTGSATSFDYLRDLGAEPVAYGDGLADRIRALAPGGVTAAIDLHGTETVHAARELGVPDGRICTIAAQVGGVAAANGANATPGALEEVARLVAAGRIRVPIAASFPVEQIRRAAELQAGRHVHGKVVIDL